The following DNA comes from Hemibagrus wyckioides isolate EC202008001 linkage group LG05, SWU_Hwy_1.0, whole genome shotgun sequence.
CTGAGTTTGTTCCCAACAAAACTGACAACAGGTTCAAAAGATGGACGACTAAAGGCTTAACAGCCTATTGGACATTTATGTCCAAGGGGAAACTTCAGTGTTTTcagatgcttaaagacaattATGGGCTAGAGAACCAAGACTTTTATAGATACCTCCAATTGCATCACTATTTAGAGCATTACCATAGGATTACCATGCATCCAAGAAAGTAGACGCTGGGCTATCAAAAGTTCTCTAGCCTATCAATTAGATATCTGTAAAAATGTTATTTCAAAGTTGTATATTGGGCTACAGCAAGTTAAGCAGGTAGATACACAATATATAAAGAATAGATGGGAGCGGGAAGGCAACCTCAAACTTTCAGTAAAGGAGTGGGAAGGAGTATGCGAGTCACATTGGAAAACTACTCATTCTCTGTTCTGGAGAGAGTTTGCGTGGAAGGGTATTGCTAGGTTCTTTTCCACACCTGCTCAGATGGAACAAGAGTTACACAGATCTAGTTGTTGGCGAGGGTGTGGGGTGGACAGGGCAAATCATTTCCACATTTTCTGGAGCTGCCTTTCTATTAACCAATATTGGcgtaaaatacataaatgtctagaaattatttttaagattCAAATTCCCTTCAGTTTTGAGGTGATCTACCTGGGTTTGATTTCTAGTGATTTTACAAACAAATATCTGTTCAGAATCCTAACAATAGCAAGTAAGAAAGCAATTACAAGAAAGTGGCTACAACCAGCTTCGCCAACTCTTGAAGACTGGGTGGATATAGTACATTAACTTTTTTCAATGGAGAAGCTAACCTATGCTCTAATACTTAAGTCTCAATTGTTTTCAGTACTATGGAAGGATTGGATTGAGTATGTTTTCCCTACACAttcagattttgtttaaatggataaaataaagACAGTCACTAGCAAGTGACTTAGAGCAGACATCCCACAAGAAcatcttgttcttcttttttttaaatttacctacagtatctcacaaaagtgagtacacccctcacatttttgtaaatattttattatatcttttcatgtgacaacactgaagaaatgacactgctACAATgaaaagtagtgagtgtacagcctgtataacagtgtaaatttgctgtcccctcaaaataactcaacacacagccattaatgtctaaaccgttggcaacaaaagtgagtgcacccttaagtggaaatgtccaaattgggcccaattagctatttaccctccccggtgtcatgtgactcgttagtgttacagggtctcaggtgtgaatggggagtaggtgtgttaaatttggtgttatcgctctcacactctctcatactggtcactggaagttcaacatggcacctcatggcaaagaactctctgaggatctgaaaaaaagaattgttgctctacataaagatggcctagacTATAAGAAGATttccaagaccctgaaactgagctgcagcacggtgggcaagaccatacagcagttttacaggacaggttccactcagaacaggccttgcCATGGttgaccaaagaagttgagtgcacgtgctcaccgtcatatccggaggttgtctttgggaaatagacatatgagtgctgtcagcattgctgcagaggttgaaggggtggggggtcagatGATggacaagaaagcccgcatacagtttgctgaagacaagaagactaaggacatggattactggaaccatatcctgtggtccaatgagaccaagataaacttatttggtttagatggtgtcaagcgtgtttggtggcaaccaggtgagaagtacaaagacaagtgtgtcttgcctacagtcaaacatggtggtgggagtgtcatggtctgggcctgcataagagctgccagcactggggagctacatttcattgagggaaccatgaatgccaacatgtactgtgacatactgaagcagagcatgatcccctcccttcgcagactgggccgcagggcagtattccaacatgataacgaccccaaacacacctccaagacaacCACTgtcttgctaaagaagctgagggtaaaggtgatggactggctaagcatgtctccagacttaaaccctattgagcatctgtggggcatcctcaaacggaaggtgggggagcgcaaggtctctaacatccaccagctcagtgatgtcatcatggaggaatggaagaggactccagtgacaacctgtgaagctctggtgaactccatgcccaagagggttaaggcagtgctggaaaataatggtggccacgcAAAATAtagacactttgggcccaatttgtcatttccacttaggggtgtactcacttttgttgccaacggtttaaacattaatggctgtgtgttgttatttttaggggacagcaaatttacactgttatacaggctgtacactcactgctttacattgtagcagtatcatttcttcagtgttgtgtcatgaaaagatgtaataaaatatttacaaaaatgtgaggggtgtactcacttttgtgagatactgtatgttctgctctgttttgaACTTTATCAATAATTTTATAAAAGGAATGTGTAGGATTTATCTGTCAAATGTATTAAAATCTGTTTCTTGGTttgaatttattcataattttaTGTAATTATACCCTTACCCTTAGTATCTCTTTTGTGATTATGTAAATGTGATACACTGATCATTTCTATACTTCCCTGTACTGAAtggaaaaattaataaaaataaaattaaaaaagaaagaaatttctaACATTTATAAAGTAAACTCCACATGTCCTCCTCTCAACATATACAGGTTTGTGGAAATGCGCTTATGAAACAATACCAAGGGCAGTTTTGGAAACTTCTGCTCCTTATCAAAGAAGAATACTTCCCCAGGTACATTTATAGCCATATTTGTTTACTGAGTACAGTATTCACTTGTGACATAAAGAAATGTAGAGAACAAAATATCTGCTGGTGATTATTGGGTAATATTTTGGAACAGTTATTAGTAATTACAGCTCTATGCTTTAACTAATTTAActgactctgtatctgtctcttttacaataaattaaaatagcaattatttaaattaattgagTTGTTTTCCTCTGATCATCGAACATCTTGTATTCTAATGAGGCGGTCATTAAAATATATCacagtatgttttcatttcaggaTTGAAGCAGCCACTAACAGTGGTCAGATGGGCTCTGTAACAAGGCTCGAGCAGTTTCTGGAGGTGAGCTGAAAAGCCCTGCCATAAACTTTCATATTATGATCAAAATATGATTAAAACTTTTTATAtgaaatgtatatactgtatggcaggggtgtccaaacttatctgcaaagggccggtgtgggtgcaggttttcattccaactgagcagaagccacacctgagtctactgaaggcaagatcagttgattagccagttggaatcaggtgtagcttctgcttggttggaatgaaaacctagAGTTGTACAAGAAaagcttttaaataaaagatcATGACTTTGTATTTTGATCCTTTGAGCTCAGTTGATGGCAATTTTGGGTTTCTATCATGAACCCTCACGATTCAAACACAGACTGGACATCAGTATGGGATTGGGGTTATTTCAGTAGTTAGCTAAATGGGAAAACTGTTTTATCTGTGCAGACCCTCAAAATgcgttttatttttccttttaagaaGTAAATCTAATAGAACACATTATATCCATATATATAACTccttctgtgtatttattttttactgtcaTGTGAATcctattactatttattttcttactgttgttgttatattgtataattgtaatgttttattaaacatcTTGTACAGTGCTAATGCATTTTGCCTTTATTCTTACCTAGGATGCCTTAAGAAACAAGCAGATTGAGCCCCCCAAAGGACAACTGAACTCAGCCTTCTGGAGATCCTGAGAGTTTTGATTGTTGATCTGACAACTTCCTCAATTGAGAACACCTCAGGGATCCTGATATACTATTTACACTAGGCCACTACTTTCAATAATGAAGTAAAAGAGTCATGGCTTGTTCTGATAATCCTGCAGATCCATGACTATTGTGCATCATCTGTTTATGCGTATTACAAAATCTAATTATTTCGGTGTACATATACTAAATTTTTACTCcttggccactttaataggtgAACATGTACCCATGGTCATCTGTGTAAatatccagtcagccaatcatgttgcaGGACATCAATGCATAAACTCATGCAGATAAAGGTCAAACACTTAAGGTTAGTTAAGGTTCACATCAAAGATAGGAATGTGATCTGTGATTCTGATCATGGCATGGCTATGACAACAGAACGGGTTCACTAAAACTGGACAACTCAAAATCTGTTCAATTTTTAACTGTCCAGTTCTCTAATCTTCAATTTTCTAGTTTTTCTGCACACCACGATCGTAAAGTCCcaatagacttcctgtcagctaaaACCAGTCTGGCTATTCTCTTCTGACCTCCACAACAAGGCATCTCTGCCTGCAGATCTGCTGCCTGTTGGATGTTTTCAATTTTCAGTGTGAattcagcagcagcaacatgatTGGCTTTTTGGGTGTACATGTGTGGGGTTTAGTTTTTGGACAGGAATGTCATTACTGATGTCATaggataacacacacatccacacatatataatgtgtgtgtttatagtttgAAATTGATTACTAATCTACACACAGCAAGAAACACAGTATAAACTGACTATAAACTGACTTATGCAAATATGAAATGTGGTCCTGCTGCGACTGACAGtaatattgtatttgtttttattgaacacaaaaactaaaaaaagttTGGGAAGTGTGATGatcaaacattaataaaaactgGCTAGTGAATGTACGTGTTGCTCCTTGAATCATCTCACTGTTTGCAGTTTTATTCGCAGGGAGCATTCCTGTGCTCCAGTTAGTTAGATCATCTTCTGTGCAGATACTGTGGTATTGAAAAGACTTGGAAATAGAAAAGATGTTCCTATTACCTCAAGTTAATTGACCCTGTCTCATGAGAATAACATGGTAATTGTAGGAgagtaatgttttttatttccatgtttCTTGTGACTGTAGCTACATGCCCATGGTGTAACCTAGGTGGgcagaatatttatttaaatttctttGAACCATAGTTCGTTATTCATTGAATTTTTCTCTCCAGTACGCATATCAAGCTCACAATGTATTGGAtaacttgtgtttgtgtgtgacattTAGATTTACCAGTCAATTCAGGTGACTTGTCAAATGGGCCAAAAGAATTTCAGTAATAGAAATAAATTGGATGATGGTTAGCCTGAATTCCAAAGTTGCTCTGAAAAGCAGACCCTTACTATATAAATCACCCATGAATATGGATATAGCCCGACATGGACACGCTAATTCTTTTGTGCTCATAGTACAATCATGCTACTATTTGTTACATTATCATTACCGCTGTTTACATTCTATGCTGGGCATTATAAACAAGTTCACATTGTTCCTGTAGCAGTTTGTCTATAATCAAGGCCACAAAAGTTTGCTCAAAAGCCTCAGATTCTTTTTTCATCACTTTCAATCTGCCTCAACACTGGACACTTAAGTCTTTTAAAAGCTGACccaaaatttaacaaaaatccaaataaatgTTATTGCTCTGAAGGCAGACAAgacattcacatttatttttctgtatactgtttttttttctttgcatataacatttttttttagaaatcgCAAGCATGTTCAtattgtttgctttgtttaaaataaactttttttcttgcatTTCAGATAATCATGAGGTACAGTATCCTGTTATTAACTAGTACAATATACACAATTTAGCTAAGATATTTGGGCAAAAACATGAagacaaatgtttattttttgtacatttttaaagattttattttatcaaaaTGTCACTTCAAATCCAATGAATGTGaaacaagattaaaaaaaatccaaataccCTTGTTTCCTCCCTAACTGAGGGTCAGCCCTCTTAAAATTATAAGCTCACAGAGTGGAGAACAATAGTTGTGATTTATGTCCATGAAACCACAAGCTAGTGGGGAAAACTCAATCACAAAGCAGTTCTAATGCCATGAGCAACAAAGCTATTAAGAAAGATACTGgaaatacacatcacacaccatggCCTTTGTTCATTTAACCACAATAACAGGATGAAATAtgcatatacatttatataaaaattttaCCCTATTCGCAAGTGTACATCAGACAATGTGCTGCTTATATTACAGTGTTTTGCCTTGTTTAATCCTCAAAATGTAATTGGGAGTTGAGATTGCCATAGTGGCATTATTTTGCAGTCAGTTTATTAAATGTCTTCCTGGGTAGATTTCAACATGGCACAGTCAGGACTGAAGATGGaactaaaaaaatgaaataaattaaaaaaaaaattaaaaaaaaaaaaaaaaggacagtaaGGAAAGGGAGTAAAAAGGATGAATTTTTGCTCCCAAGAATGGCCAAAGATGCAGATGGGTTGAGGCAGACAGGACCAGTGATGGATTATGCTCAACATTCTTACTCTTCACTCATCCTCTCCATCATCCTGAAATGAGGAAAGGACATTTTCAAAGCACCAACACACTGCTAAAATCATTTATCCACcaataatattaaatgaaaaataaaggaagCAAATTTTGCTCTAAATTACCTCCCCATCATCCTCTTCTccatcttctccttcttcatctATGTCTTCTAGAccttcctcatcttcatcctcaccTTCTCCTTCCTCATCTTCCATATCCGGGACCTACAGGCAGAACAACTTTTAACCCTTGTATTTACCTCCCATTTATTATACACTTATTCTCTCCGCGTGCCAAATTGACCTGATCTGTTTTGACCGCTTATAAAAAATGAGGTATGcatgatcattttttttgtttcacctttttagtcagcttgtttccaacacattaacatatttttcacttaaaaaaaataacgataatttggtattataaatctcatttatataaaattatacctcatttttgagtactttttacacCGTGTCAAAGTGACCcgaagataacaggagggttaagcTAGCCAATATTCTACTCATATTAAAAGGTGGAAACTACTTGCAACTCACCAGGTAATACTGCAGAGGATTGGGCCAGATGTCGTCCTTTATGACCTCCCCCAACTCATCTGCTCCTGAATCAGAGTGATCAGTGAACCAGGTGAAAAAGCTCTCAGGCTCTTCATGTTGCCGCTTCTTGCCCATTTTACTTTGAGTTTGACTGGAACGAATTGTAAGGTCCTTCAAAGGACCACAGATTATGTTTCTTCAATAACCCATATACAGCATTTGAAAAAGTCATGTTAAAGTGTATTAATGAGTATCAATCATTCACACCTTTCCTGGTTTCCATTTGATCTCTGTTGACTTTGGAGTTGGGTCTCCACTTTCATTCAGGTGAATTTCTTTTGATAGGACTTTGTTTTCAAAATACATGTTTTCATCAAAGTACTATGAAACACAGGCAAAAATCTCAAACATAATGAAGCAACAAAAAgaaatttagtttaaaaaaatatttaggatGTGCTAGAAACTTACAAAATCTATTCTGTAGCCTGATTTGATGTCTTCAAATTCTGTTACCTCCACCCTGGTCAGATAGTGAAGTgcttcttcatcctcctcacCAAGGAGAGCAGAGACTGGGTGAAAACAGAAGACATAATATTGAAGAATGTATATATCTTTTTGTTCTATTTGTTCGAAACAAATGATCAAGCCATTTAAGGTcatgatggatttttttttttttttacattctggtGCCGATTTTTGCTTGCTTACCTTGTGGGTGATTCACAAATGTAGTGACCCAAAAGTTGGGAATTTTGGCAATGAGCTCTGACCTCTTTTGAAAGAATGGCTGGCGAAGCTTGTTATATTTTTGCTCAACTTTGAGAATTTCCTCACTGGCCTGTTCATTCAGTCTGTGATGGACAAACACATTGCCGTTTAATTCTGTTATTTCCCttcatataaatataactatttGATTATTTTGATGCGATACGAAAATGAACTAACCTGTCAATTTCATTCTGTACTTCATCAATATGCTCAATAGCTTCCTGTTGCTCCTTTTCTGAAGACGCAGAAAATAACAATGGTTAGAAAAGATGGCGAAAACCGACTTTTCGGAATCAGGGAAATACCTCTAACGTAATAAAATTTTAAACGTCTAGGAGAATACATGGAGTTTCATGATATCAATACGGCTAAAAGAACATTTCAAATGACAAAATAAGTTGAGCGGAGTTTCCACTTTGAAATTCACGCATGTAGATAATTTACTTTTCGGCAATTTCGTCTTACTGCAGAAAAAAATCGCAGTTTGCGTGGCATCTGATGGATGTGATTCACTATGCAGCTCATAAACTAGAAGTACATTGTAGCAGCTAATTTTCTTGTCCATGAGAGGTTAGACGCCGCTTCCTGCTGCTCGGGCCGCGTGGTTTAAATGTGCAGAAACAGAGTTCTTTACCTGCCTGCTTCCCTTCTCTCGTGCAACATCATCGTATGGTTAACACACGTACAAGACTagtttcttcacacacacacaccttccataCAAGTTGTGAGTTTTACTGGACATTTTTGGATGTGTAATTATTAACCCGATTTACCTAAGCGTATAGCCAACATGCCAGGTTAGCTAACTGATATATACATCATGGCGGAGGTCGTTACCCCACGACAATAATGTGGCGTACTGCCTCGACGATTAATCCTGTACAAATTTCTAGTTATGCCTAATAAATATATAGTTCCCCGCATTCAATGCACGTTTCATATAAAGCATATAGCGCATACACATTATAActaaataaaactattttatccGAACATATCGTGATAATTCGTTGCCGTAGCAATGGCGTTAGCCTTTAGCGGCTATCTAACATGGCCTCCATTGCCGGCGCCTTCCACTGCTCATGAGCACTCAACATCCAACCCCGCCGACGACCACAGCCAATCATAAACTCATGAAACTCGCAACGAGACATATAAAATTTGATATACTTTGCTGCCGCCCTTTTGGTAAACAGTTTGTGAAAGGGACTCAAAAACGTTAAAAGAGAAAGTGAAAATGGCGATGCTCACGAGGCCCTCGCTGCTTACCAGAGGTCTCGTCCGCTCCGTCGTGGTTGGAGTTCTGTTCTTTTTTACTCACTTTAGCTGGTGGGGCAGACATGTTCACCGCTTAGCAAAAAATACTTCCAGTGAAAATTAccgactatttttttttaaacttcctAAAGGTGACCAGCCTTGCTGTGCACTGAAATTTGTCGCGCTCCTCAACTTACCGCGAGGAAACGCAAATAAACGCGCACGCGCGCTCCCACTTGTACTACAAGCACATCAACTACACTCAAGCGTTTCTCTTTCAGAGAGAGCGCGCCCTTGCGCTCACACTCACGGTGAACAAGAAAAGTCCGCCCCAAAGAGAAGTTCAAATAAATTTGAATGTTAATCTGAATTTCCAATAATCCCGTCTGAAACTGAATCTGGTATTTGGT
Coding sequences within:
- the seta gene encoding SET nuclear proto-oncogene a isoform X2, with the translated sequence MLAIRLEKEQQEAIEHIDEVQNEIDRLNEQASEEILKVEQKYNKLRQPFFQKRSELIAKIPNFWVTTFVNHPQVSALLGEEDEEALHYLTRVEVTEFEDIKSGYRIDFYFDENMYFENKVLSKEIHLNESGDPTPKSTEIKWKPGKDLTIRSSQTQSKMGKKRQHEEPESFFTWFTDHSDSGADELGEVIKDDIWPNPLQYYLVPDMEDEEGEGEDEDEEGLEDIDEEGEDGEEDDGEDDGEDE
- the seta gene encoding SET nuclear proto-oncogene a isoform X1, producing the protein MSAPPAKVSKKEQNSNHDGADETSEKEQQEAIEHIDEVQNEIDRLNEQASEEILKVEQKYNKLRQPFFQKRSELIAKIPNFWVTTFVNHPQVSALLGEEDEEALHYLTRVEVTEFEDIKSGYRIDFYFDENMYFENKVLSKEIHLNESGDPTPKSTEIKWKPGKDLTIRSSQTQSKMGKKRQHEEPESFFTWFTDHSDSGADELGEVIKDDIWPNPLQYYLVPDMEDEEGEGEDEDEEGLEDIDEEGEDGEEDDGEDDGEDE